A window of the Cannabis sativa cultivar Pink pepper isolate KNU-18-1 chromosome X, ASM2916894v1, whole genome shotgun sequence genome harbors these coding sequences:
- the LOC115720524 gene encoding uncharacterized protein LOC115720524, with product METFYNGLNAASRMVLDASANGAILSKSYNEAFEILETIASNNYQWSNTRTPTSRKVAGVLEVDAITALTAQMASMTNVLKNLSIGNSKNIQPAAAIQSDDVSCVYCGEGHVFEKCPSNPESVCYMGNQNFNRNNGAFSNSYNQAWKNHPNLSWGGQGASSSTAPAQGRQAYPPGFSQQPRHSQHAQNSQPSSLESLMRDYMAKIDAVIQSQVASLRNLELQLGHLANELKARPQGSLPSDTKNPRRDGKEQCKSIQLRSGKHPKNYEEEIKVDTAKGQQPNSQQSALVCSSPKPPLPFPQRFRKQQQDGQFKKFLDVLKQLHINIPLVEALEQMPNYVKFLKDILTKKRRLGEFETVALTEGCNAMLKSKIPPKLKDPGSFTIPCSISGRDVGRALSDLGASINLMPMSIFKMLGIGEARPTTVTLQLADRSMAHPEGKIEDVLVQVDKFISPADFIILDYEADRDVPIILGRPFLATGRSLIDVQNGELTMRVNDKSHF from the exons ATGGAGACTTTTTATAATGGCTTGAATGCAGCTTCCCGAATGGTGTTAGATGCATCAGCCAATGGTGCTATTTTGTCAAAGTCTTACAACGAAGcatttgaaattttggagaccATTGCAAGTAACAACTACCAATGGTCCAACACAAGAACTCCAACAAGTAGAAAAGTGGCGGGGGTCCTTGAGGTAGATGCAATAACAGCTTTGACAGCTCAAATGGCTTCCATGACgaatgttttgaagaatttgagCATTGGGAACTCTAAAAATATTCAACCAGCTGCTGCCATTCAAAGTGATGATGTCTCATGTGTGTATTGTGGAGAAGGGCATGTGTTTGAGAAGTGTCCCTCTAATCCGGAGTCCGTTTGTTACATGGGAAATCAGAATTTTAATAGAAACAATGGGGCATTCTCAAATTCTTACAATCAAGCATGGAAGAATCATCCTAATTTGTCTTGGGGGGGTCAAGGAGCAAGCTCAAGCACTGCACCAGCCCAAGGAAGACAAGCATATCCACCGGGTTTTTCACAACAGCCGCGACATTCACAACATGCTCAAAATTCTCAACCGAGTTCTTTGGAGAGTCTAATGCGGGATTATATGGCCAAAATTGATGCGGTGATACAAAGTCAAGTTGCCTCTCTTCGAAACTTAGAGTTGCAACTTGGACATTTGGCCAATGAATTAAAAGCTAGGCCGCAAGGTTCTTTGCCTAGCGACACGAAAAATCCAAGGAGGGATGGGAAGGAACAATGCAAATCCATTCAACTAAGGAGTGGCAAGCATCCGAAAAATTATGAGGAGGAAATAAAGG TTGATACAGCAAAGGGTCAGCAACCTAACAGTCAGCAATCCGCACTAGTATGTTCTAGTCCTAAACCACCCCTTCcatttcctcaaagatttcggaaacaacaacaagatgGGCAATTCAAGAAGTTTTTAGATGTGTTGAAGCAGCTCCATATCAATATTCCCTTGGTGGAAGCATTGGAGCAAATGCCGAATTATGTCaagttcttaaaagatattttgacGAAGAAAAGGAGGTTGGGGGAGTTTGAAACTGTAGCTCTCACCGAAGGATGCAACGCCATGTTGAAAAGTAAGATTCCACCAAAGTTGAAGGATCCGGGTAGTTTTACAATCCCTTGTTCTATTAGCGGACGGGATGTTGGAAGAGCCTTAAGTGATTTGGGTGCAAGCATCAACCTCATGCCTATGTCGATCTTTAAGATGTTGGGTATTGGTGAAGCACGTCCTACAACTGTTACATTACAGCTTGCTGACAGGTCCATGGCCCATccggaaggaaaaatagaagatGTTCTAGTACAGGTTGATAAGTTCATTTCTCCCGCTGATTTCATCATCCTAGACTATGAAGCTGATAGAGATGTGCCTATTATCTTGGGTCGACCATTCCTTGCTACCGGTAGAAGTCTGATTGATGTGCAAAATGGGGAGCTCACAATGAGGGTGAATGACAAAAGTCACTTTTAA